AATTCACGAGTGTTTTTTCAACTATGAATAGGGATGAGACCTTAAGAAAAACATTTCATGATTTTGAAGGCGAATGCCAAGGTGAACCAATCGACTATATATTTGTAACAAAAACCATACAAATCAAGAGTTGCAGCATCATTTATACAAAGGTGGATAACCTGTATCCATCTGATCATTATCCTGTCTCTGCACGAATAAATATTCCAGTTTAAGCAAAGTGAAGGAAGGGTATTTTCCCTTCTTTTTTCAATATCCATTTTAAAGGTTCATAGTCAAGGGGGAATTTGGAACGAACAATATCAATTTGAGGGTGGATAAGGTGTGGGAATATCTTACTTTTAACATGGATGTACTAATGAAATTTGGAGTTACTGCTATATTAGGGTTGATTATAGGATTAGAGCGGGAACTTAAAAGAAAGCCAGTGGGTTTAAAAACATGTTTAGTGATATCGATTGTATCCTGTCTTTTAACCATCGTTTCGTACGAGGCTGCCTATATAGCCCCCCGTTCAGAGCTAGGTGTGGCGGTCACGATGGATCCACTACGTTTAGCTGCACAAATTGTCTCGGGAATTGGATTTTTAGGTGCAGGTGTTATCTTGAAAAGGGGAAATGATAGCATTTCAGGCTTAACAACTGCTGCCATTATATGGGGAGCAGCAGGCATTGGTATTGCTGTTGGAGTAGGTTTTTATTTTGAAGCTATTACGGGTGCATTATTTATTTTGGTTAGTGTACAGCTGACTCCTCTTGTCATGAAATTCATAGGGCCTAAACAGCTGAGAGATCAAGAAGTAACGATGAAAATTATTGTTATGGAAAATAAATATTTAGACGATATCATAAATGAAATTCGGAATGATCATTTTTCTATTCATCGTTTGAGTATTCGTAATAATAATGAGGGGGGATATCAAATCAATCTACAGATTGGAGTCCATTACAAACAAAGTGTTACTAATCTCTACAATTTCACAAATAGCATGGATGGGGTTATTAAAGTTGAATTAGAGAGTGCTGCTTAACATGATAATGATTGGTAACTGACTATTTTGTTGATATATTTCGACAAATAGTGTTATTAAGTGCATTGTTTACCCTTATTCGGATGATATAATCTGGGAATGAAAATACATCTATAAATCTATTTAGTTTGGAGTGAGATTAATGGAATTATGTATTGGAAAAGATGGCGCCTTTACTATTTTACAACTAACTGATTTGCATGTTGGTTCAATGCCATTTAATGAACATGACCTATTTACATTTAATCACATAAAAGATATGGCGGATAAAGCTAATCCAGATTTAATTGTTATTAGTGGTGACTTAATCTGGTCAGAAGGGGTTCCAGATCAAAAAGCTAGTTTTAAGGAGTTAATAAAGGTTTTAAATGATTTGAAAAAACCGATTGCCATTACATATGGAAATCATGATACAGAGGAAGGAATTAGCCGTTCTGATTTACGTAGTTTAGAAGACCAAATTGACTTGTTAGTAGAGAAGAAAAACCTGCATGTAATTGAGGACCGAGAATCTTACTGTGTTGAAATAAAAAATCATGCTGGTGAAATATCAAACGTATTGTACTTTATTGATAGTGGGGCAAATGATCCTTTGAAAATTGGCCAATATGAATTTGTTCACCCGGATCAGGTTACCTGGTTTAATGAAGTATCCAAAAAATATACAAACAGAACAAAGAATTTTAAACAGGATTTACTCATTCTTCACATACCGCTTCCTGAATATAAGGAGGCGTTCACAAGGGGCCAAGTAAGTGGGACTAAATATGAAGAAATTTCATCCCCGGAGGTTAATACAGGTTTATTTACATCCTTATTATTGAATGGGAATGTTGCAGGTGTCTTTTGTGGTCACGATCATGACAATGATTTTGTTGCTGATTATCAGGGAATTAAATTGTGCTTTGGAAGAATAAGCGGTTTTAATTGCTATGGAGAACTTCATCGTGGTGCGCGGGTTATCACGCTATATGATGAAAAGCCTCTTGACACCAGGATTATCGAAACGGAAAAATATTTGCACTATAAGTGAGACAGGCCCTTAGTCCAAGCGTAATTATCTAAAAAATCTAAAAAGGGAGAAATGTGAACGAATGAAAGTAGATTATCATGTTCATCTTGAAGAAGGACCTTATTCCCTATCTTTTGTGGAAAAAACATTAAAGGCAATCGAGCATTTTGAACCGGTTAAAGGAGAAAGACACACCAAGGAATGGTTAATTCAATCAATCAATACAATCTCTAACCGCTTATCAGAAACAGAATACTCCAAGTGGTGGCTGGATTTATATTTACAAGAGGCTTTGAATAAAGGGCTGAAGGAAGTAGGAATTGTCGACCACTTATATCGTTTTAAAGAAACTAGAGATTATTTTAGAAAATATATGGATATCGATACGAAGGTCATTGGCGTAAGGCAGTTAGAGTGGCTTAATAAGGTGATGGTAAGAAATTTTGAAGAGTTTATCACGATGATTAATTCGGCAAAGGAAGAATGGGAAAAACATGGTGTTACATTAAGACTAGGTATTGAAGCCGATTACTTCGCAGGTGGTGAAAAGGAGTTAAGCGACCTTTTAAGCACATATCAATTTGATTATGTCATTGGTTCTGTCCATTTTTATAATGGATGGGGCTTTGATAATCCAGAGCTTCAGGAAAAATTTCAAGAATATGATTTAGTGGAACTCTATAAAAATCATTTTGAGACCGTTAAAAAAGCAGCGAGAAGCGGATTATTTGATATTATTGCACATTTAGATAATCTTAAAGTTTTTAACTATCGTCCCAATGAAGATTTATTAATTGATTCTTATAAAGAGGTTGCCAAAGCATTGGTTGAAATGGATGTTGCAACAGAAATTAATCCTGGCTTGTATTATCGCTATCCTGTAAAGGAAATGTGCCCGAGTTCTCAGTTTTTAGATATTTTAGTTGATTACGGGGTTCCCTTTACCACATCATCAGATTCTCATTTTCCAAATGATATCGGTATTTTCTCCGATCAAAATTAAAAATATGCTGCTAGAGCGAAATGTCTCGAAGGTTGCCACTTTCAAGAATAGACAGAGAATCATGAAACCCTTTCATCAAGAAGCAAATAATGCCCTGTAGAGGAGGAGACAGGTTGTATAAAGAAATTCTTTCAGAAGCAAATAAGATGGTAAGAAATCAGATTCAAGATCAAAAAGTGGTCGACATGTTTGAAAATTGTTTTGGTGATACATTAACAAAAACAACTAACTATTTGGACGATGGAACAGTATTTTTGGTAACAGGAGATATTCCTGCCATGTGGTTAAGGGACAGTACTCTTCAATTAAGACCGTATTTGCTTTTTCTAGGCAAATTTGAAGAAATAGATCGTTTGGTTGAAGGTGTAAGCAAACGTCAAATACAGTTTATTTTGCAGGATCCTTATGCTAATGCCTTTAATGAGGGCGCAAATGGGAATAGATGGGATGATGATATACCATTGCAAAAGCCCTCCATCTGGGAAAGAAAGTATGAAGTGGATTCTTTATGCTTTCCGTTTCAATTAGCCTATCAATTTTGGAAATATACAGGGAAGACTAGTGTTTTTACAGATTCTTTCAAGAAGGCAGCACAAACGGTTATAGCTCTTTGGAAACTAGAACAAAACCATACAGATTTTTCTAGTTATACGTTTCAAAGGCCAGGCACAAATGAACTTAGTCATGATGGAAAAGGATCGCCGGTTGGCTATACGGGAATGACCTGGTCGGGCTTTAGACCAAGTGATGATGCGTGTTTTTATCATTATTTAATCCCTAGTAATTTATTTGCTGTAAGAGTTTTAGAAATGCTGTCCGAGATCTTTGAGGATGTTTATCAGGATGCTACTTTACAATTAGCTGCAAAGAATTTATCAGTAGAAATCCAGCGAGGCATTCAGCAATATGGAGTAATAAAAAATGATGCTGGGGAATGGATTTATGTGTACGAGGCAGATGGATTAGGAAATTCCTTGCTTATGGATGATAGTAATATGCCAAGCTTGTTGTCCTTACCTATGCTAACGAACCATTCAAAGACAGATAGAATCTATCAGTCAACAAGGGCATTTATTTTAAGTGAGCAAAATCCATATTACTATGAAGGACAATATGCGAGCGGCATAGGAAGCCCGCATACGCCAAAAGGATATGTTTGGCCCATTGCTCTAGCCGTAGAAGGAATTACCGCCAGCAGTCAGGAGGAAAAGTGGGAGAAGATCCAGCTTATATGCCAGAATGATGCCGATACAAAACAAGCACACGAATCCTTTGATTGCGATAATCCTTCGAATTTTACTAGGGAATGGTTCTCATGGGCAAATGCCATGTTTTGTGAATTAGTGTTAGATTTTTGTGGTCATCCAGTAAGCTGCAAGTAATAGATTACATTTATAACTTTTTTAGAGAATACTCGATGACAAAAAGTGTTATTCGATCCTTTGAAAGCGCCGTCATTAATTTGTAAGATTAATATGTAAATGAACCATTAAGGTGAATTTATTCTATTAAATTAGTAGGGGGAAAAATTAATGAGAAAAAGAAAAAAGTTTTTCGGATTTCTTAGTAGTTTACTGGTTTTAATGTTAGTTTTAGCTGGATGCTCAGGTTCTGACGAAGCCGGCAGTAAAACATCAGATGGTAAAGTCAAATTAACCATTAATTATTATGTTGGGGCAATTAGTAAAGGTTCCATGGATGCAGCAAAGAAGGCTTTTCCAGATTATGAATTAAACTTTGTTGAATTACCAGCTGATAGTAATTATGATGTTAAATTAAAAACAAGCTTGAATTCCAAATCAGCCCCAGATATCGCAACTGTTAACAGTAATATTCAAGATTTCCTCCCTTATGCTGATAAATTTGTAAACTTATTGGATCATGATGCAGATAAAATAGCTGACCAATATGTTGAGTGGAAATGGGAAGCAGCTAAAACGGGCGATAAAAAGAGTATGATCGCTATGCCATTGGATATTGGTCCTACTGGATTGTTCTATCGTGTCGATTTGTTTGAAGAAGCTGGACTTCCTACAGATCCAAAAGAAGTTTCAAATTTGATTGTTACGAAGGAAGATTATTTAGATGCAGCCAAAAAAATGAATGAAGCAATTGGGAAGCCTATGTTCCTCTCTGCTGTTGGACTTCTCGGAGAACAATACAGAGCGCTCGATTCAGGTATGTATAATGAAGAAGGAGAATTAACTCTAGCTGACGGTCAATTGAAAGAAGCTTGGGATTTTGTCGTTAAAGCAATTGATGCAGGTTATACATTAGGAACAAAGTCAAATTCCATTGATAATGTGAATGCGATAAACGAAGGAATGTACGGAGCCTATATCGGAGCCTCTTGGGGTGTAATGGATGTAAAGGATGCAGACAAGTCTGCTGGTAAATGGCGTATTGCTAAAACGCCAGGTGGATACTCAAACCAAGGAGGATCTTATTTAGCAGTATTAGGAAATACAGCTAACCCTAAAGAAGCTGTTGAGGTAGTGAAATATTTAACAAATGAAGAAAGTCAATTAGCTAACTTAACCGAAAATAGTCTTTTCCCTTCATTAAAAAGTATCTATGAAAAGCCAGAAATGGTTAGTAAGGATGAATTCTTTGGTGGACAAGATGTAAATGAGTACTTTATTGATGCGGCTGAAAATATTACTTACGTTTATCGTGATACAAGAGACACTTCAGCATTCACATATTTCGAAGATCAAATTAGCTTAGTAGAATCACAAGGTAAGGATCCTAAGAAAGCTTGGGATGATGCAGTAAAGAAAGCAGAAGTATTGAAATAATAAATAGAGATTAAGCAGTTCTTTACATGCTTAATCTCTATCTTCTTTTTTAACGTTTA
This genomic stretch from Neobacillus niacini harbors:
- a CDS encoding ABC transporter substrate-binding protein, whose amino-acid sequence is MRKRKKFFGFLSSLLVLMLVLAGCSGSDEAGSKTSDGKVKLTINYYVGAISKGSMDAAKKAFPDYELNFVELPADSNYDVKLKTSLNSKSAPDIATVNSNIQDFLPYADKFVNLLDHDADKIADQYVEWKWEAAKTGDKKSMIAMPLDIGPTGLFYRVDLFEEAGLPTDPKEVSNLIVTKEDYLDAAKKMNEAIGKPMFLSAVGLLGEQYRALDSGMYNEEGELTLADGQLKEAWDFVVKAIDAGYTLGTKSNSIDNVNAINEGMYGAYIGASWGVMDVKDADKSAGKWRIAKTPGGYSNQGGSYLAVLGNTANPKEAVEVVKYLTNEESQLANLTENSLFPSLKSIYEKPEMVSKDEFFGGQDVNEYFIDAAENITYVYRDTRDTSAFTYFEDQISLVESQGKDPKKAWDDAVKKAEVLK
- a CDS encoding MgtC/SapB family protein yields the protein MDVLMKFGVTAILGLIIGLERELKRKPVGLKTCLVISIVSCLLTIVSYEAAYIAPRSELGVAVTMDPLRLAAQIVSGIGFLGAGVILKRGNDSISGLTTAAIIWGAAGIGIAVGVGFYFEAITGALFILVSVQLTPLVMKFIGPKQLRDQEVTMKIIVMENKYLDDIINEIRNDHFSIHRLSIRNNNEGGYQINLQIGVHYKQSVTNLYNFTNSMDGVIKVELESAA
- a CDS encoding glycoside hydrolase family 125 protein gives rise to the protein MPCRGGDRLYKEILSEANKMVRNQIQDQKVVDMFENCFGDTLTKTTNYLDDGTVFLVTGDIPAMWLRDSTLQLRPYLLFLGKFEEIDRLVEGVSKRQIQFILQDPYANAFNEGANGNRWDDDIPLQKPSIWERKYEVDSLCFPFQLAYQFWKYTGKTSVFTDSFKKAAQTVIALWKLEQNHTDFSSYTFQRPGTNELSHDGKGSPVGYTGMTWSGFRPSDDACFYHYLIPSNLFAVRVLEMLSEIFEDVYQDATLQLAAKNLSVEIQRGIQQYGVIKNDAGEWIYVYEADGLGNSLLMDDSNMPSLLSLPMLTNHSKTDRIYQSTRAFILSEQNPYYYEGQYASGIGSPHTPKGYVWPIALAVEGITASSQEEKWEKIQLICQNDADTKQAHESFDCDNPSNFTREWFSWANAMFCELVLDFCGHPVSCK
- a CDS encoding metallophosphoesterase family protein, which encodes MELCIGKDGAFTILQLTDLHVGSMPFNEHDLFTFNHIKDMADKANPDLIVISGDLIWSEGVPDQKASFKELIKVLNDLKKPIAITYGNHDTEEGISRSDLRSLEDQIDLLVEKKNLHVIEDRESYCVEIKNHAGEISNVLYFIDSGANDPLKIGQYEFVHPDQVTWFNEVSKKYTNRTKNFKQDLLILHIPLPEYKEAFTRGQVSGTKYEEISSPEVNTGLFTSLLLNGNVAGVFCGHDHDNDFVADYQGIKLCFGRISGFNCYGELHRGARVITLYDEKPLDTRIIETEKYLHYK